The Parus major isolate Abel chromosome 5, Parus_major1.1, whole genome shotgun sequence genome contains a region encoding:
- the APIP gene encoding methylthioribulose-1-phosphate dehydratase isoform X3, with translation MPSAPQAPARPPKEAPEQGPRAGHAMAGAGGDAAQVTRAGGRRGPATAPRAPRHRGVRLCWNPGMMSLAEHKGHCDGLHPRNLIPELCRLFYDLGWVTGTGGGISLKHGDEIYIAPSGVQKERIQPEDMFVCDMNEQDISGPPLHKKLKKSQCTPLFMNAYTMRGAGAVIHTHSKAAVMATLLYPGSEFSITHQEMIKGIQKCTSGGYYRYDDTLVVPIIENTPEEKDLKERMARAMEKYPDSCAVLVRRHGVYVWGETWEKAKTMCECYDYLFDIAVQMKQHGLDPSKHPAGENGIL, from the exons ATGCCCAGCGCTCCGCAGGCGCCCGCGCGGCCCCCCAAAGAAGCCCCCGAGCAAGGACCCCGCGCTGGCCACGCCATGGCGGGCGCTGGCGGGGACGCGGCGCAGGTAACGAgggccggggggcggcggggccccGCCACCGCTCCGAGAGCTCCCCGCCATCGCGgggtgaggctgtgctggaacCCGG gTATGATGTCCCTGGCAGAGCATAAAGGGCATTGT gatggGTTACATCCAAGGAATCTTATCCCAGAGCTTTGTAGACTGTTTTATGATTTAGGTTGGGTAACAGGAACTGGTGGAGGAATCAGCTTGAAACATGG GGATGAAATCTACATTGCTCCTTCAGGAGTCCAAAAGGAAAGAATACAG CCAGAAGATATGTTTGTTTGTGACATGAATGAACAGGACATCAGTGGTCCTCCACTGcacaagaaattaaagaaaagccAGTGCACACCACTTTTTATGAATGCCTACACTATGAGAG gGGCAGGCGCAGTGATCCATACACATTCCAAGGCTGCTGTTATGGCTACCCTTCTTTACCCAGGGAGTGAGTTCTCTATTACCCATCAGGAGATGATAAAAGGAATCCAGAAGTGTACTTCAGGAGGCTATTACAG atatGATGATACACTAGTGGTTCCTATTATTGAGAATACACCAGAAGAGAAGGATCTCAAGGAGAGAATGGCACGTGCAATGGAAAAATACCCAGACTCTTGTGCTGTCTTGGTCAGACGTCACGGTGTTTATGTATGGGGAGAGACATGGGAAAAAGCCAAAACTAT GTGTGAATGTTATGACTACTTGTTTGATATCGCAGTGCAGATGAAGCAGCATGGGCTAGATCCTTCAAAACATCCAGCAGGAGAAAATGGGATCTTGTAA
- the APIP gene encoding methylthioribulose-1-phosphate dehydratase isoform X1, whose product MPSAPQAPARPPKEAPEQGPRAGHAMAGAGGDAAQDGLHPRNLIPELCRLFYDLGWVTGTGGGISLKHGDEIYIAPSGVQKERIQPEDMFVCDMNEQDISGPPLHKKLKKSQCTPLFMNAYTMRGAGAVIHTHSKAAVMATLLYPGSEFSITHQEMIKGIQKCTSGGYYRYDDTLVVPIIENTPEEKDLKERMARAMEKYPDSCAVLVRRHGVYVWGETWEKAKTMCECYDYLFDIAVQMKQHGLDPSKHPAGENGIL is encoded by the exons ATGCCCAGCGCTCCGCAGGCGCCCGCGCGGCCCCCCAAAGAAGCCCCCGAGCAAGGACCCCGCGCTGGCCACGCCATGGCGGGCGCTGGCGGGGACGCGGCGCAG gatggGTTACATCCAAGGAATCTTATCCCAGAGCTTTGTAGACTGTTTTATGATTTAGGTTGGGTAACAGGAACTGGTGGAGGAATCAGCTTGAAACATGG GGATGAAATCTACATTGCTCCTTCAGGAGTCCAAAAGGAAAGAATACAG CCAGAAGATATGTTTGTTTGTGACATGAATGAACAGGACATCAGTGGTCCTCCACTGcacaagaaattaaagaaaagccAGTGCACACCACTTTTTATGAATGCCTACACTATGAGAG gGGCAGGCGCAGTGATCCATACACATTCCAAGGCTGCTGTTATGGCTACCCTTCTTTACCCAGGGAGTGAGTTCTCTATTACCCATCAGGAGATGATAAAAGGAATCCAGAAGTGTACTTCAGGAGGCTATTACAG atatGATGATACACTAGTGGTTCCTATTATTGAGAATACACCAGAAGAGAAGGATCTCAAGGAGAGAATGGCACGTGCAATGGAAAAATACCCAGACTCTTGTGCTGTCTTGGTCAGACGTCACGGTGTTTATGTATGGGGAGAGACATGGGAAAAAGCCAAAACTAT GTGTGAATGTTATGACTACTTGTTTGATATCGCAGTGCAGATGAAGCAGCATGGGCTAGATCCTTCAAAACATCCAGCAGGAGAAAATGGGATCTTGTAA
- the APIP gene encoding methylthioribulose-1-phosphate dehydratase isoform X2 — MMSLAEHKGHCDGLHPRNLIPELCRLFYDLGWVTGTGGGISLKHGDEIYIAPSGVQKERIQPEDMFVCDMNEQDISGPPLHKKLKKSQCTPLFMNAYTMRGAGAVIHTHSKAAVMATLLYPGSEFSITHQEMIKGIQKCTSGGYYRYDDTLVVPIIENTPEEKDLKERMARAMEKYPDSCAVLVRRHGVYVWGETWEKAKTMCECYDYLFDIAVQMKQHGLDPSKHPAGENGIL, encoded by the exons ATGATGTCCCTGGCAGAGCATAAAGGGCATTGT gatggGTTACATCCAAGGAATCTTATCCCAGAGCTTTGTAGACTGTTTTATGATTTAGGTTGGGTAACAGGAACTGGTGGAGGAATCAGCTTGAAACATGG GGATGAAATCTACATTGCTCCTTCAGGAGTCCAAAAGGAAAGAATACAG CCAGAAGATATGTTTGTTTGTGACATGAATGAACAGGACATCAGTGGTCCTCCACTGcacaagaaattaaagaaaagccAGTGCACACCACTTTTTATGAATGCCTACACTATGAGAG gGGCAGGCGCAGTGATCCATACACATTCCAAGGCTGCTGTTATGGCTACCCTTCTTTACCCAGGGAGTGAGTTCTCTATTACCCATCAGGAGATGATAAAAGGAATCCAGAAGTGTACTTCAGGAGGCTATTACAG atatGATGATACACTAGTGGTTCCTATTATTGAGAATACACCAGAAGAGAAGGATCTCAAGGAGAGAATGGCACGTGCAATGGAAAAATACCCAGACTCTTGTGCTGTCTTGGTCAGACGTCACGGTGTTTATGTATGGGGAGAGACATGGGAAAAAGCCAAAACTAT GTGTGAATGTTATGACTACTTGTTTGATATCGCAGTGCAGATGAAGCAGCATGGGCTAGATCCTTCAAAACATCCAGCAGGAGAAAATGGGATCTTGTAA